The DNA segment TACACCACAGGGAGAGCAAAATTAACTAGACAAATGGAGACAGATTGACCAGGGGTCTAAGTCCAGATCTGTGTTCAATTACCTGACCCACCACAGACTTCCTGGGACAAAACTACTaatgaaaatttgaaatttagaaaaataatctccCGCAATACCACCAAAGCAGCTTTTTCATACTTTAGCAGTAAGGCAACACACTTCGTAATTGCTCTGAGGAAGGTTTCTGAAGATAACAAAATCTATTCAGAAGAGCTTACAACTTCTAACAGAGTAAAACAACACAGAGGTTTGAAAGGAAATTGCTCCAAACCTGAGGCACCTGCCGTAAGCATCACTGCCATTTTGTGGGCAATTCCCATTTACTTACAATCAGAATTCAAAACTGGTAGAATTATATGGCAGGTCTCCCATACATGTGCAATTTTCGTCTGCctcattatatttttcttgaCAGCTCCAATTTTGACTGGCAGTacaaagaaatgcaataaaataaacttcagaaagGCATGAGATTTCTCTCACCAATACTGATCAGCACTAGATGCTAAAGGCTACAAGCACTGCTCACCTTAGTGatgagggaaaaaacaaatgacaTGACTCTTAGTAATTTGAAGTGATATTTAAGCAGCAACCCTTGCACATGTTTAAAAGTTTATGCATagcaatttatatttttgtttcaggctTTGCTCCTCACTATGAGATAACTTCATGGATTATACCTTTTTATAACCAAGtacttaaatgcttttaaataccGTAAAATCCTCAAAACATTTCCTGTGTTTACTGAAGTGGCTGACACTCCGTATCTAACACTGAACTGAGCCAAGTACAGCAGGTGTACCAAAAAacccgcacacacacaccaatTATAGTGACCTTCCCTCCTGGCAGGAACATATGAAGCAGAATTTTACTGCAGAAGAATTAATAAGGCATGAAAAAAAGTatattcacacacaaaaaaatggaagtattATTAAGTCACAATTAAGagcattaatttatttatatttgtaaatataaacttaaaaaatacCCCACACTTCATTTAAGACTGAAATTTAAGTAATTAAATTAGGATGTCAATTTATCAGGTTCAATGATAAACTTTTCTGGCATTCTTATTActtaaaaggaacaaaaaccCCTAAACATCCAACTCCAACACCttccacaaacaaaaaagccaacataagcaggaaatatgaaaaaaggaaggagagtagtggaggaaaaaaaaacaaaaaagcaaccaaaagaACATTCTTCCCTGCTTATGCCTCATTAGACATAAGGCTTCTGAACTCCTTTAGAAAGCTTAACATATCAATTTGTTTTTACTGCTTAAGTCAAACACACATTATAACCCTGTAGCTGATGAAGAGGCAGTTTTAGGTCCCTGTCTacataatgagaaaaaagtaaAGACAATTATGTAAACTTAGTTATGATTAAatgcattacagaaaaaaaacacactgaaagcAGTATGCTAAATCCAAGAATTACAAGAAGAAAGAGAGTTCTGGAACAAAGGAAAGAGGTAATATGCTGGTCATGTAAAAGGCACTGCTTACTTGGGGGGGGgctttgtgctgcagttttAAGAAGTTAAGACTCAGAGTGTTCAGAAACTAACACAAAAACAGAGAAGTAGTAGCTCCTAATACTAAAACATCTTAAATTCCGAGCAGTCGAGCAGGTAAACTCTAATCCACAAGAGTCTGGGAATAATAAAGTAGCTTGATCAATAAAGGCAATGCAAAAATACATCCTGCTAAACAATTAAACTTATGGATTATaccaaaatgaagaaaataaactgtcaCAAACGCCACCTGTAGATAAAACTTTTCACTTAATGGATGGAAGATTACCCaataagaatttttattttttagaccAATCGGAATACGCAGGTGTTTTGAAAAGTTTCTGTCATGACTTTTCACACCCATATACAAAACTGCTAAAACAGTCTTCTCGATCTATAAGCATATAAGCTTTGGTGTACAGTTTGCAACCAAAGTACTTTCCCCACAATATGCAGCAGAACTCTTACCAAATCAGCACCAGCTTGAAGCAATACGTCTGCAACATCGGTATGTCCATTTTCACAGGCATAGGTCAAAGCTGTATCTCCTGTTGCTGTGGTGGCATGCACATTAGCTCCTAGAAACACATCAGGTTTTTCTTATTGGATATCTCCTTATCGAGTATTTCATATCAGATAAACACAAAAATGGCACTATCTGTGACACCAGCTATATCCTACTGACCAACAGCTTCCACAGGCCCCTGGGCATTGCTCTCATGGTAAAAATCACTCTCAttgtaaaaatacattgaagAGAGGGGAATAAGCCAAGGCTTTGAAAAAGCATGACTGGCAATCTAAGCACTTAAAACTACATGCTCACTTATTTCTAGGTTCCCTCTACAGCAATGAAGACGGCAGTTGTTACAACAAATAAAAGTGAATCCAGACAGCTGTCTAGGCTATCAGTTTGACAAGGAGCTACATGCCAaggaaaaccagacaaaatGTGTGTTACTGAACTAGTATTAATACTACATCTTACACTTctataaatttaatttcttccttgctctttaaaatcatttcctttaaaaccattttgttGAAATGACTAGCTTCATATATGCCAGCTACATGAAAACTATGCATGATTCTTGCCATGTAATgcattagttaaaaaaaaaaagccaatgtGATTAgccattttcttattttcaaggTGTGAGATTGAATCTAGACTCCCTCATGCCAAAACAAGGCTCCTCAATTAACTTTATCAGAAGTGAAGTGCAAGCAGCATTCCAAGTGAGCTGGTGATGGGTGTCACATGTTGTATCACTGCACAGAGACAAAGTTGTTACTGTCCCCTGATGAGCAGGGAGTACTACTTTCTAGAATTAAAAATCTAGACAATTTTATGCTTATTCTTAGAAGTGCACAGAATTAAATCACCACCCATAACAAGGAAGATTTCCAAAATgcagctctttttctttattattttaagcagTATTACTACACTTCAGTCTCTACCAGCTTTGAACTAACAGATAAACATTGAAGTGTCATTTCTCCCCAACTCAGcatgactttttaaaactgtataaTGTAGTAGTAAAATTCATTCACCGCAGAAATTCATCAAATTCCAGAATCTGTCTTGCACACTATTTCCCAGGGCACCATTCCTAAAGTACCGGTTATTCTAGGAGACTGACTGCAGATAATCAGGCTCAGCCAAAGCAGGAGtagcatatataaaaaaaaaccccaaacattatCTGTATTAGTATTCTGTCCTAAATGCAGTTAGCTGGAAACAATGTTCCTAATGAATGCTGATGTCTACTATATATGCAACAGAATCCAGTGTTCCATGAGGCACTTTCCTATATCAGCATCAAAGAATACTAAGGTGTTAacacatgtttttttctgcttgctaaGATCTCTGAGAATAGTTTCTTGTTCCAACACTGCCACCATCAAGCCCAGTTATCTTCTGAATCACACAGAACACAGTCTTTATCATCTGTGGGCTAGATCATTTGCACTACACACCTACCTGCTGCCAGCAAGTATTTCACCAATTCAAGATGACCCTCTTGAGCAGCTTCCATCAAAGGTGTTGAGCAACCAAGTTCTATATCAGCTCCTGCCTTAATAAGGAAGTCGGCTACTTCAGAAAACCCTCCACAACACGCCAGAGTCAGAGCTGtttcctgtgtttcttctgtctGTGCATTTATATTTGCCCCTAGGAAACAAAATAGCTATTACTTTAACTGACCAGACACAGGGTAGGAAGATGAATGCTCATCACCTCCACAGTCTGAGTGTTCTAGATTTGCTCTGTAGTTACAGCAATGAGCAGTGACAGCCACACACTACATCATAGGTATTTGCACAGAACACTTAATGGCAAATGGTCAACACTGCATTCTTCACAATGAATGCTCAAGAAACAACAGTGATCTCACCTTGTGCCAGTAGTAAGGCTACCATCTCTTCATGGCCCTCCCGGGCAGCTTCCATTAGAGGAGTGTAACCTTCATCATTAACTTCCTCCAGATTAGCTCCCCTTTCAATCAGAAGGGCTGCTAACTCCACGTGTCCACCACAAGCAGCCAGAGTGAGTGGAGACTCAAATGAATCTGCAGGCATATTCACTTGAGCACCACTGTCTAAAAGCAAGCGTGCCACTTCCACATGTCCATCCTACAAAACAAAGGTGaatacaaaaatcagaaaaaaaaaaataatcagaaaattaGTTGTTGTAGTTGCAACCACTATCATACTAGGCCTGCAAATGATCCTAAAAAGACAGGGTCTTTTCACTTATGATGATTTACTACAGTTACGGTAATACTTGGATTAATCTGACATTTAGGTTTCCACCTACATGTAAATTAGGTTTAAATgcatgagggaaaaaaagatagacAGATATTgaggggttttgggggttttggtttgggttttttttctttcttgggcCAGTAGGGAAAGAGTTGTAAGACCTTCTTAAATATCCATCACAATACCTGGGCCACAAAAGTAACAGAGATAGTGATCAAATACCTTAAGTAATAAACCCATTCCGTGACTAAACCTCAAAacaagcatcagaaaaaaagatctttttctttgtagttgATTCACAGCTTctacagaccaaaaaaaaaaaagctccaacTGGCAGTTTCTAGATCCTGGGAAAGGTACCTGCAGAGAAACTGAAGTGGTTTCAGGAGAAACTGAAGTCTTCCCAGGAGAGAAGACTTGAATACATCTTAAAGGATACTGAGAAGTGCCTCAGAGTAAAGTGATCTTTGTCATAGAGGGAAAAGAATTAGGACTGCCAGAGCAGTCTGGTTGAGCCCTTACCAACCAAAGCATGTAAACGCAGCTGTCAGCTTCTCAATAAACTTTTACTAAACTCCTCAAAGTTGCTTCAATAGACCAAGTACCAAAAATCCGTGTTTCACCTAAGGTGTGGTTTGTAGGGAGCCACAATACctctgaaaaggggaaaacttaAAGAATTTCAGGCattaggaaagaagaaacattcaATGGTTTCTCTATCCTGCATAACTTAAAAAACTGGGACCCAAACTTGTGTAACAGTTTAGAGAAGATATCTTGTAAAATTGTAACATTACAAACCACACCTAATGAAGGGGGAGGTTCAAGCCATGCAGAGTGCTCAGTGAGACATAGAAGGTCTGAGGATCTAATCAGAGGCCACTTCATACTAGACCTTTCTTCAGCATACATAATTAATAGGATAACTTCAGGATGGAAAGAAAACTCCAAGTAAAAGACATGAATCAAAGCATGCTCTTTGTATCAAccaggagagagaaaaccaCTCGCTGCCTTGCATACTGCAGGTGCGTGGGTATTAGGTGCACCACCATGGTCACTCCATTTGACACCCAAAGAAATATGGAATTCTTCCAGAGGGAGTAATCTGTCAGCCAGCTTTGATGATTTAGAGCCCTGTGTCATGACACTGTGATTCTCCTGAGATCTGAGAGTTAAGCTGGATTTATTCTTTAAACTAGCCCCAAGGCATGCTGACAGATTTTGCTAAGAGAACTAAAGAATACTTCTTCCTGAGGAAGACATAAAAATATCAGTGGCAAATAGCAGACGTTTTTATGTTGTATCCTTGGAAGGAAATCCAAATATAGTTGGGGAATACtaaagggggggggaagacattAGAAGACCTCTGTCTATGCCCAAGGTTCAAGCCAGAGCTGTCCAGGACAGGGCACTGATACTTAGAGGTGAGTTATAAAGCTAAGAATTCCACTAATTCCCAAAATTAAAGAACTTCTTAGATACTAAGAACAGCAACCTCAAGTGAACTACCAGTTTCCTGTCCTGACCTAGCCAGAATTGTCAGCCAGTAATCTAACTAACACAGAGCTATAGAAAAGGGGGCAAGAGGGCTATCAAACATGCAACTCCTGTCAACACTTGTCTTAAGTTGACCATAAAGCAGGTAGTAAGCAACCTGATATTGACAGCAATCAAGcttgtaaattaaaaacaggGTGTTGTTCTCAGAGAAGCTGGGTAAAAGCCAATCACAACCTGATCTAAAGGCATTATCCTACGTGTGGCACTGTCTTGACCAAAACATACTAAAACTCAGAGGCACTTACAGTACAATTGGGGATCAGAGACCAGACATCTCAGCTTCTGGTATCTGCAGCATTCATTAGTTGGAAAACAGTCAAGACTGGGAAAGGTCACAATAATTTGCAGGAATGGTTCCCTTCTGCAAGGGTGCAGCCAAAAGATAACAAGGAACAAATTCCATCCTTTGACCCAGACTTCAAAGGATCAATTTCCTCCCTGTTGCTTTTAAAGGTCAATACACACTCTATAATGCAAACTAGTCTGAAACATTCAAGAGCTAAAAATGTGCAAGCAACCCACACAACTTTATCTTCTCCAAGCAAGACACTTCACAGCCACCTAAAACTAAGCCTAAACAGAACAGTGGGCCAATTAAAACATTTAGTTTGTAGTCATGTGGCAATCTCCTTTAGGAGACAGCATACACCCACTGCAACTACATCCTTCTCACTAGGCTCTGGGAAGACTATTCAAGGACACCATTACCATCCCACTATTGGAAGACTTCATCACAGCTTGAGACACTACAATCTGACCTTGGTCACTTGCATCATCACCTCACAACTGCAATAAAAGAACACTTGATCCTCCAGCTCTCAGAAGACTGGAGGAACATTGCAGCCTATCTTAAAGAGTACAGGCTACTGGAAGCAAATTAAGTTTTCCTCTCTTTGCTTGCTTCCTATCTTTCTTCAAAGAAGTTTCCTAGCTTGAAGAACAGATCAAAGGTCACCTAAAGTCTGGACAAAACTGGTTACAGACATGCTTTGACACAGCAGCACACTCTTTATTAAGATGAAGCTCTTAGAAAGGCAAGTTTTACCTCAGTGGCTGCTTTGAAATTATGAGTTGCCCAGGAACTAAGAACTAAACTACTTTTGACTTACCAtcttaatttcaaaagaaaaaacctaacAGACTATTTACAGAAACTTAGAAGAGAACAAACTATCTCTACATGCAAAATACTTCCTGCAGTGGTGAAAGGACAAGTGCAATGCATTAGTCATCTAGCTCAGTGCACTTCTGGAAGGCTCACACCATGGTGATCCAAGAGGCCTTCTCTAAAGACAAAGGTGGAAAAATAACTATTCCActgcaaaagaaacagtgaCTTGGGCTCAACCTACTACTTATCACACTACAGATTAGTTACCCCTAACACTTCACATAGGGAGCATTTAAAACAATACATCACACTCCCAAAAATCAGAGTAATTTTCCCCTGTGACCAATCAGACTGAGAAGCTGGCCACCTGTGGTAGCTATAGTAAAGGCTTTCTTACCATAAAAACTAAAACACATCCTCTTGCAGACCCAAAACAGCTTGTTAACAAAGGCTCACTTTAATTTACCAtctctttcattcttctctCATTGAAAAGGGAGGGTACAAATAAAGGCTATTTACCATGCAGGCCTCCATTAGCGCTGTGTGCATCTCATCTGTTTTATGCTCTTGATCAGCTCCAGCTTCAAGCAAAAAACGAACCATATCTAAATGGCCTTTAAATGAAACAGATCAAAATAAGCAAGCATTTAATATCATAAACTTAGTAGTGCAGAGAGCACACTTAAAATCACTTAATTTTCATAGTTTTCTATTATAATTTTTACAAGTTATAATTcacaaacctgctttttttaaaggactctAAAAAAATACCAATGCAGAACAGACAGAGAAGTCTTTCCCAAAGATACTGCCCAACTATGAGATGAAGACAGACCTCTCTAATTCAAGTTTACACAACTGGAACTTTTCCTTGTGACTTCGAGCTATAAAAGACAATGTTTGTTCCTTATTCAACTGTATAACGACCTACTTAAGTGTTCCAAGGCAGTATACACAATTGGGGGGGGAATTTATCTTTTAGAATAAGACCATGTAGATCTGAACTTAACTTTATGCTTTTATCACAGTATTCACAGACATATTTTTGAGAACTAAGATACACGCATTATGTCATATTATGGTATCtgacacaatttttaaaagcttctagTGAACTTTACCAATACTTGTTTTCAACTCTGTTATGGCTTCTGTCATTTTAGAATTTGTCCTTATACATTATTCTCTCAGTGAGCACCCTCCTCCAAGACAAGACTTAGTTTTACATAAACTGTTAGGAAAACAAGGCAGCTCAACCATCTTGCTAAAGCTAATACAGGAAATCTCTAGTCAATGGAGATCTTACACTACATCACTTGAAGGTCACAAGAATCAAGAATGCCCCTGCAACATATATCCAAGAGTACTAATGCTGAAATTTCCATGTAACGAACTACTATATCCTGCAGAAAATCCATTACAAATCCAGAAACCAGTTTTCAGATGGGTTATACATACTATGTATCCTCCCAATTCTAACCACAGAGGCAAAACCTGGAATTACCGTAACAATAATCCACATCCTTAAAGCTTCTCTTAGGAGAAAGGCAATTGTTGGAAATTTTATGgagattttttaaagaaacaaagacttGGAAGCACACTGGATTACCATCGCACTAAGTTACTTTATATAGAAACTCTAAACAGAAGAATTTAAGTCAAAAGTCCCTAACAGTTCATAATACATTAACAATTCATAGACATCCTCCAAAATTACACTGAAGGAAAAGTATCCATAATACTAGTATTTTCACCCCATCAGGTATCCAGGAACATTTGTTCTAACTTCCTATTTTCCTAAGAACTAACAGAGAGGTTTTCAGAACTTGCACACAGTTGGTACGGGGAATCTGAATGAAATATGGAATGCAGtactgggggaagaggagagcgGCAGCTTGTCAAAGCACAAGTCTGGATGCAGCCAGTCACAAGTTTTCATCTGCAGCATGCCTAATACATGTCCACCACATCTGGACACAAGTAGACAGGCTTAACACCACTACATCACAGATGAGCATTTCCTGACATcaagtttaaaaccaaaatccagTATTCCAAAACActtaagaaaatattcagaGTATGGCTAGAAGCTTTAGTTACATAAATCCTagcaaataaatttaaacaaaaatacaaaagaaggCAAGAGACATACCTTTATAGCATGCAAGTGTAAGTGCACTTTCTTTGAACTCGTTGGAGTGAGTGTTGATTCCTGCACCATATTCCAGCAATACTCTTGCAACCTCAACATGACCTGCACTGGCTGCTTCCATTAAAGGAGTATGCCCATTCTCATTGTGGTCTTCTATATTAGCACCAGCTTTCAATAGCACCTTCACAATGTCAACAAAGCCCCCAGCACAAGCGTAAGTGAGAGCTGTGTTCCCTGCAGAGAAGAAGTAGTTTACACGAAAGCCCTTTCCATCACCCACTCCTAATACAGGAAAGGAATAGTTTTAACAGctctgaacaaaaccaaatgcatCACTAACAGCAGCCTTTTACCTCACAGTCAATAATTTCAGGCTGGGTATAAAATTCCAAAATCACAACTATGATGTCACTTTTAAAGCTAAGCCAGTATTaaaaattaggattttttttctttgattattaCATTTCCTACTTCAGCATACAGAGAGAtcaaatacacacacagaaagatCAGTGAGTAATTTTCATGCTCACTGTAgagtttgggggtggggagggtgcaGGGTTGTCACGTTTGGGTTTTTATCCTGTAATCCCTTGAAAAACTTCTACTGGctagatgaaaataaattttaatttaaaactggtACTGTAAGTGACAGACAATCACATATGGCTTATGTTTTAGAAGCTACAGTCAATTTTAAGGTAAGTTCTGCCTAATATGGCTAATCATCAagataaaaagaacatttcattcCATAGTTCAGactgcactttttaaaaatttaaacaaagtttaaatTCTATCTTAATATTAACAGAATCCAGCTGCAGGTTAATACTGTCAGCAAGGTTAGTTAAGGTGTCGTCAAGCATCAGCAATGTAGACAACATTCAAGGTTCAAAGAATTGCACCTCCTCTTTGGTAAAAAGCTATAGACTGAAATAACTGGTCTTGACCAGATGTGTCCCATGGTCTTCTTACTGTGTAATTTTGGattacagatgagaaaaaacaaatttctgtgtatttttctgatCATTTAAACACCATGGTGGTTCTCACAGGAACTCTGCTTTCCATCacagtttatattaaaaaaaaattttaaaacagccAGGTAAGACACTAAACACATCTGCTGTGTATCTGGCCTATTCTTAATAATTCCTGTCACCTTCTCTTGTGAATGAAACTATTAGACAAAACCACAGATATTCTGAACAGCTGCACATCTTATGTGCCAGTCTTATTAAtcctttgtgtttctgcttCCCAGTTACCTGTTGAAGACTGTGCGTTGACATCTGCACAATGAACAAGGAGAAGTTTAACAATATCTACATAGCCTCCGCTGGCAGCTGCCATTAAGGGAGTTATGTCTCCTTTATTCCCTCGATCTTCAACATTTGCATGCATTGCTAGTAGcacctagagaaaaaaaaaaaaatcactttatgAATAAACTGTAACACcaacattttgcttttagttCAGTGGGGCTTGTGAGCACGATtccccagccagccacagcaTTCCCTTGCAGTAATACCCTCAATGGTGAAGCACAATGGCACTCCCCAGGACTGTCCGTAACTACTATCTGCACTGTGCTCTGCTTCAGGAAatcctgtttttctgtgtttgttcaCATCTGCTTAAGTCAACCTTAAGTTACAGTGCAATACTGGCCTTTTCCAAAAGTCACAAGGTACTTCACTAACAAGAATGACAGCAGAGAAACTGTAAACTTGCATTAATGACCACAGCACACATAGGGTCAAGCTTACAGGTAAACAGTTTTTTCCCTGTACTCACACCTAGCATCAAAACATGAAGCTGGCCACCTTCTGAGAACCGTCATCTAAACATCTTCAAAGAAGCACAAAATCTGCCCTTAGCTACACAAGTATAAAAGccaaaaattcacagaaattaatGCACTGTTGATATAGATGTGATTTAAAGAGTCTTGAGTGACTGAGACATGAATTTTTAGAAGGTAAGCATTTGTAGCGTTTTCTGCTATTTTGGACCCTCTTGCAACATCTGCTTGGCAGAACAACTCGACTGCATCTAGAACAGTGCCAGAAAAGTAGATACATCATAAAACAAGATGCATTCCTCAGACAAGTCACTTAAACCTAAAGGCATATATGATGCATTTAccatttaaaagacaaatgtaaAGTGTATTAACCGATAATCTGTttagattataaaaaaaattacaatcaaAATAGCTAAAATGTTTACCTATCAAAGCCACCCTTTAGACAGCATTTCACAAAGGTTTAGTTTTGATTGTGTATTACTTACTTGTGCCAATTCATAATATCCTGCTGAACAGGCCAAGCAAAGGAGACTCTCCCCTTCTTCAGTATGTTCATTTACACTTCTTCCTTCATCCAACAGTTTCCGGACAGCATTTACATCCCCATCTGAGCATGCTTCTGCCAAACTGCGACTGGAAAATCAGTTATCACAGAATAAGCTCAAAATAAATCTGCAGTAGATGTGTAACTTTCCTATGCAAGGAAGTCTTTAAATGAAGACTCATGACATTAGTACTATGCCTTACTAGAAAACATACCTTACagattttttaagaaaaaatacatatatacacacacccaTTATTTCCACAGGAGAAAGTGAGATAGACCTTGCTTATACCTAAATTAGCTCTTGTCCTTACCAGTTGTTAACTCACATAAGTTCTCATATAGCTTAGATTCAGAGAAGAGTGCTCAAATCTAGGTAATCTGTGGTGGTTGCAAGATACAGAATACATCTCACTGGTACTATTTACACTTCAGTGGAATGCCAGACACACAGAGGGTAATGACCACAACAAGCTACTGACTATAGGTACCAAGGTAAATTTCTAGTGGAGATAAAGCCAAAAAGTGAACAGACTAGTATCACAGAGACCACTGATATTGAATacttaacaagaaaaatatctaaCCATTGTCTCTCCTTTAGTGGGACTATCTCCTACTCTGCACTAgctcaaagtttttttttcttaaaaatcctTACCTAATGACATCTtacaggaagaaaggagaggagcCTTACAGGAGTTTACTACTTTCCCATTCATGCACTGTTAAAAGCATATTACAGAAGCTTTCAGATGGATGAAATAAGCCAAATGAActgcacttttttaaaatagcagtaGCACAAATTCTACACAGAACACTACTAActcatccttaaaaaaaaaaaaaagctacacaTAGTAATTACAAGCTAAGAGtcagaaggaaaagacaagacaaaCCCCAAGTGCTTGGCATCTGAAAGTTCAGAAGTCTATAATCACTACTTTAACCATCATTAACCTCTAAAGCAGAGAGAATAGCTACCTCCCCTGAGACCTAGGAAAGTACACTAAACAAATCTTGAAAACTGTGAGCTGAGCTTCAACTTATTTCAAATCAAGTCACCTGtcctttaaatctttttctgttacaaaaaaaaaaagtttaagcaAAGACAACTGTCAAAGCACTGCTAAACACAAGTGCAAACAACAGCAAGTCATGCTCAGTACCAACTCTGTTACACTTCTCCAACTGGTGacaattttatttagaaaatatatgCAAGGAACCATCATCCCTCAGTCACTGGGAACCAAGCCACAGTTAATGCCCTggcaggagggggaaaggaagagcaGCACTGTTACAAACAGTAGTGGATTGTATGTGATGCATTCCTGTCAGTGTATTTTATTGGCAAGATATGGAAACttgtctcttaaaaaaaacctagtATACTCAGATTCATTAAAAACCTCAAACTTctacttttcttctgtaaaaaataGTAGTTCACTCAAATTCACTCATGTTGAAGAAAATATCCATTTGAGCACACAAAGTTCCCTCAGGAAAGCAGACCAGTTGTAATTTTCAATTGGTCAAAGACTGTAATGGTTAAACTATGTTAAGTCCCTGTTTTAAAAGGACCTCAGTTGCCATATACCCCAAAGTGAAATAATCTGTGCTAGCAGCTGCTAGATAAAAGCCGAGACCTGACCCGAAGAGAGTATCCAGCATCTGATCACTTACATTTGCATTGTAATCACTACgtattttaagcaaaataacTGATATTTTGGTAAAGTTTATTATTTGGCTACATAGTCAAGTCCATATACTGAAGCAATGGGATTCCACTAAAAGGCTGCAGGACACTACCAAACCTGCCACCTTCTCCTGGGAAGAAGATAAGGGACAGATGTGTGCTCATGGCACAAGCAAACAGCCCTGATGCAACTCACACATAATGAGGCACTTAGAGCTCAGGTCCCCGTGTTCAGCGGGGAGGAGAGGGTGGGGATTCAATGCACTTTTGCATACACATAGCCTTAGCCTAGCCTTTACAAATGGGAGCCACCTAACACCATGACCTCGGAGACAAATCCTGAAACAGATCCGTCATTCTCAGATGACCGTAAACCACCTCATATAACACAGAACTGCTGCAAAACCAAATATGCTCTGGGAAAGAGTTATTAAAACAAACTTGATTCTAG comes from the Falco peregrinus isolate bFalPer1 chromosome 8, bFalPer1.pri, whole genome shotgun sequence genome and includes:
- the ANKHD1 gene encoding ankyrin repeat and KH domain-containing protein 1 isoform X20, with the protein product MLTDGTAAPVGDEEIDSVAPRAPPAADPPAAAGPSPLGLRAVRLFGEAGPGGPGGPGVPAAGEAALDFKLAAAVLRSGGGGGSGSDEDEVSEVESFILDQEDLDNPVLKTTSELFLSSAAEGADLRTVDPETQARLEALLEAAGIGKLSTADGKAFADPEVLRRLTSSVSCALDEAAAALTRMRAENNHNAGQVDNRSLAEACSDGDVNAVRKLLDEGRSVNEHTEEGESLLCLACSAGYYELAQVLLAMHANVEDRGNKGDITPLMAAASGGYVDIVKLLLVHCADVNAQSSTGNTALTYACAGGFVDIVKVLLKAGANIEDHNENGHTPLMEAASAGHVEVARVLLEYGAGINTHSNEFKESALTLACYKGHLDMVRFLLEAGADQEHKTDEMHTALMEACMDGHVEVARLLLDSGAQVNMPADSFESPLTLAACGGHVELAALLIERGANLEEVNDEGYTPLMEAAREGHEEMVALLLAQGANINAQTEETQETALTLACCGGFSEVADFLIKAGADIELGCSTPLMEAAQEGHLELVKYLLAAGQAGGLKEDNFGGHRAGQASGEVGL